The following coding sequences lie in one Cydia strobilella chromosome 16, ilCydStro3.1, whole genome shotgun sequence genomic window:
- the LOC134748424 gene encoding uncharacterized protein LOC134748424 — MTNLDYEHMNSALVHIEGTLNSRPLTPLSSDPSDLAPLCPAHFLIGRTITLPPAPQVEETRPLTTLSKYMRVQQLKAHFWKRYSKEYISELQSRSKWRTQGPQLGEMVIIKDDRLPPNRWLLGRVTAVHPGSDGVNRVADILTTTGTLRRAYNRLCPLPSTLDQAAPDPRGPAC, encoded by the coding sequence ATGACTAATTTAGACTACGAACACATGAATTCGGCCTTGGTTCATATAGAGGGGACGCTTAACTCTAGGCCTCTCACTCCTCTTTCTTCTGATCCTTCAGATCTAGCTCCCTTATGTCCAGCACATTTCTTAATTGGACGAACGATCACATTGCCACCTGCACCCCAGGTGGAAGAAACTCGACCACTTACGACGCTCTCCAAATACATGAGAGTACAACAGCTTAAGGCTCATTTTTGGAAAAGATACTCAAAAGAATACATTTCAGAGCTCCAGTCCCGCAGCAAGTGGCGCACTCAAGGTCCACAACTGGGCGAGATGGTCATCATCAAGGATGACCGCCTACCACCGAACCGATGGCTGCTCGGACGAGTCACGGCCGTCCACCCGGGCAGCGACGGCGTCAACCGCGTCGCCGACATCCTCACCACTACTGGGACCCTGCGCCGGGCATACAACCGGCTCTGCCCACTTCCATCAACGTTGGATCAGGCAGCTCCTGACCCAAGGGGGCCAGCCTG